Proteins from a single region of Hydrogenimonas thermophila:
- a CDS encoding TrkH family potassium uptake protein, which translates to MDYKSIFKLVSFIGITLGIFFLSDILIGVIYKESFNTFMIFDFIFIFINLIILITLRNHTITLKIRESILTVNILWILLGVAGAIPLLLYTHVSFASAFFEAISGFTTTGATIYQDIESLPHMILFHRSLMHWLGGMGVIVLGIGLLSVINPTGSLSLFKAESTGIQMEKLTPKIKDTALSLWVVYILFTLTDTLLLKFFGMNWFDAINHAFSTISTGGFSTKNSSLGSFNNDGIIWTTTFFMILSGINFLAHLKFFYKDNSGYKSEEVQWYLLMFFILGATLTIVHTKIWGDTIYDASKHAFFTIASVMTTTGFATVDYGKWSQFAIAIIFIAMLIGGNAGSTAGGIKVVRHVIIFKTLFAEFKRILHPNALISIYIDKQNLKERVLSTTFGFFFLFTMTVVFLSIYIYARGFDTMTSISGAIAIVGNIGPGFSHVGPAENFSFFSDIDKLVFSFGMIVGRLECFTVFILFSKAFWKKF; encoded by the coding sequence ATGGATTATAAAAGTATTTTCAAATTAGTCAGTTTCATAGGTATAACACTGGGAATCTTTTTTTTATCAGATATTTTGATAGGAGTCATATATAAAGAGTCATTCAATACATTTATGATTTTTGATTTTATATTTATTTTTATAAATCTTATTATACTGATAACATTAAGAAACCATACAATTACTCTTAAAATAAGAGAGAGCATCCTTACTGTAAATATTCTGTGGATTCTACTTGGTGTTGCTGGAGCTATTCCTCTATTGCTATATACACACGTCTCATTTGCATCAGCATTTTTTGAAGCAATCAGTGGATTTACAACAACAGGAGCAACAATTTATCAAGATATTGAATCTCTTCCTCATATGATTCTTTTTCACCGAAGTTTAATGCATTGGCTTGGAGGAATGGGAGTTATTGTTCTTGGAATAGGTCTGCTTTCTGTGATTAACCCCACAGGAAGCTTAAGCCTTTTTAAAGCTGAATCTACAGGTATTCAGATGGAAAAACTAACTCCTAAAATTAAAGATACTGCGTTGAGTCTTTGGGTAGTTTATATACTATTTACATTAACAGATACATTGCTGCTTAAATTTTTTGGAATGAATTGGTTTGATGCAATAAATCATGCTTTTTCAACCATATCTACAGGAGGTTTTTCAACTAAAAACAGTTCACTGGGATCATTCAATAATGATGGAATTATCTGGACTACTACATTCTTCATGATACTTTCAGGTATTAACTTTCTTGCACATCTGAAATTTTTCTATAAAGATAACAGCGGGTACAAAAGTGAAGAGGTTCAATGGTATCTTTTAATGTTCTTTATTTTAGGAGCAACCCTCACAATAGTTCATACAAAAATTTGGGGAGACACTATATATGATGCTTCAAAGCATGCATTTTTTACTATTGCATCAGTTATGACCACAACAGGATTTGCTACAGTAGATTATGGGAAATGGAGTCAATTTGCAATAGCAATAATTTTTATTGCCATGTTAATAGGAGGAAATGCAGGCTCTACAGCAGGCGGTATAAAGGTAGTTAGACATGTAATAATTTTTAAAACTCTTTTTGCCGAGTTTAAAAGAATCCTGCATCCTAATGCACTTATCTCCATCTACATTGATAAACAGAACTTAAAAGAGCGTGTACTGTCTACTACTTTTGGGTTCTTCTTTCTATTTACAATGACCGTTGTTTTTTTAAGCATTTACATATATGCAAGAGGTTTCGATACAATGACATCTATTTCAGGAGCTATAGCAATTGTTGGAAATATTGGTCCAGGGTTTTCTCATGTTGGTCCTGCTGAAAATTTCTCATTTTTTAGTGATATTGACAAACTTGTATTCTCTTTTGGTATGATAGTAGGAAGGTTAGAGTGTTTTACTGTTTTTATTCTATTTAGTAAAGCATTTTGGAAAAAATTTTAA